A portion of the Sabethes cyaneus chromosome 3, idSabCyanKW18_F2, whole genome shotgun sequence genome contains these proteins:
- the LOC128740072 gene encoding uncharacterized protein LOC128740072 produces MCENATTFVGAKKELTDFHQLFCTLQFQDTITKDAARDGIEFRFIPPRSPNFGGLWEAQVKSFKGHFKKTVGLRTLSVDEMQTAVVQIEAVLNSRPLTPVSSDSSDFKALTPGHFLVHR; encoded by the coding sequence ATGTGCGAGAATGCTACTACGTTCGTAGGTGCCAAGAAAGAATTAACCGACTTCCACCAACTGTTTTGCACCCTGCAGTTCCAAGACACGATCACGAAAGATGCCGCAAGGGATGGTATCGAGTTTCGCTTCATTCCCCCTCGTTCACCGAATTTTGGAGGTCTGTGGGAGGCACAGGTGAAATCATTCAAAGGTCACTTTAAGAAAACCGTTGGACTCAGGACACTCAGCGTAGACGAAATGCAAACCGCTGTAGTACAGATCGAGGCTGTGCTCAATTCTCGTCCATTGACACCGGTTAGCAGCGATTCTAGTGACTTTAAAGCGCTCACACCTGGACACTTCTTAGTGCATCGCTAA